AGTTTTGGTGATTTAACAAATTTAGTCAGATTGAAAATGAGCTAAACTGAAAGTATTATAAGACAATATGATCACTTTTATAtattatgacaaaaacttgtgtgagacagtctcacgggtcgtattttgtgagacgatcatctcttatttgggtcatccttgaaaaaatattattttttatgctaagagtattactttttattgtgaatattgatagagttgacccgtctcacagataaagattcatgagaccgtctcacaaaagacaaaCTCATATATTATAGAATGTATGATCACTTTTGTATTCCGAAGGATGAGAATTTGGCATCATATAATTAATTCCAATCACCATCatctttaaaaaatttaattatatatttttatcttgTGTAGAAtcgtaattattattttttgtcgGGTCTAATTAAAAAATTCTGGGCCGATATTAAATTAAAGTTCGTGTGATGCAGGAATAAAGTTAATGAAAAAATTGTATTGGAAAGCATCGAAAACGACAAGCATTAGCAAATACCAATATTAATGACAAATTGTTAGTTTTCACTTTTCGATGTAAATCcaataaggcaaaaacttgtgtgagacggtctcacgggtcgtatttgtgagacggatctcttatttgggtcaatAATTTGTGCGGAAATCTAAGTATCCGAATTATTGGACATCAATGTTAAACCAAATCTTGACCCGTAATGGAattttattacttaattaattattaaatagaaATAGACgctaattaaattaaacataGGGAAATAAACAATATGTAAGTAAATCccttttatgaaatttttttcaTATTCTGAGGCTTGAAAAGATATGATTTCACGAATTTATATCTTAGGGATTCATTTTCCGATGTCATCTCCATCTTCGAACTACGTTCGGTTGCATGCATGAGGTAATAAGaagtatgaacaatataaattaagaaaattacAAGTAAAATTAAGCTTttcgaaaatatatatatatataacagaaTTTTGATTTCATGACATTCTATAATATTATAACTGGTACTTAAAAAGGATTGCCAAATTTCCCATTGggtgtcgacagattgataatTTCTAGCTATTCTTGATTTCTTAGAATACAAATCAAAAACTTGATCGATTAAGCTttagaagaaaagaaaatttaacTAGAAGAAGAAAATGACAGAAGAGATGCTAAAGAACACTGTGTAGTATTTGAAGAAGGTGAACAATGTTCGACGATGGCGGAATTTGAAGAATGATCGTTAGCAGAAACAGGAAGATGCAGCAGCAAATCCACAAAGGCGCCAATTATATATCCATGATTACTCTTGAGATTGACTCTTAAGTAGCAAGTGAGTAAATCCTCAAAACAATCCCAATCTTTTAAGCCGTGGGCTTCAATCATTTCCTCCATCGAAGCCCTGAAATCCAAGAACGGGTCCCTGGAATCCATAGCCATAATTCTTACGCTTTCTCCGAGTTGGAAGCCATTTGGTTTTGCCTCTTCTAGGATAGAGCTTGTTTCTCCAGGCTTGAAGAACAGCCTCTTCGACTTCAAACCCTCACGAATATTCTCTAAGTTATTGAACAATTCTGATGAAAAAGAGAAGCTGGTTTCTTTGGGATCATAATTCATGCGTTCAAACGAGTTGGTGAGGCTGAAAAATGAATCAGCCGGGGTATCGACGAATTCGAAGGTTTTGTTTGGATCAACCAGATAGGATGAGTTCATGATCCCATTATTGGTGGTGGAGCGGAAAGATAAGGTTTTGGGATGGTGGGCACAGGCTGGCCACAGCCAAGGAGACGCGGCGGCGGCTATGGTGGTGTGTTCTCTGGGTTTAGGCAGAAATGGTTGTTTCACTTTCTTTCTCATTTGATTTGTTTTCCTGGTTAGAAATTAAGCGTCGACAAATGGGACCTGGAAAATATGCTACACAGTACATTTAGGTTGGTGATACATAGGGGCCTGGAGGGTTTTATACCAAACcggacaaaaataaaaatatattaatttatcatCCCGACGAATAAAAATACCTTGAGATCAGCTGAGATTTGTTAAGATATTGCTCCTATATGAAGGAGTATAACTATATGGAAGAGTATAatatgtattatatatatattatataatagtaAACATATATAGTTCGccttcaaaataattattaataattcgTCCTCGATGTAAAGACCAGTCCCTCTCCTTTTTCTGCTATGATCCATGATAAATCTTTATGCGGGGTGTTTTCCGTCTGTTACAAGCTGTAAGACAAAAGAACCAAGAACATTTTAGCATCTACTCTGACATGAAATTTTTCACGCTGTATTTTTGGATTCTGTACCTAATCATTTCAAATTTTACGTCTCGCTATCAGGATTTTTGTGGA
The Primulina eburnea isolate SZY01 chromosome 5, ASM2296580v1, whole genome shotgun sequence genome window above contains:
- the LOC140831617 gene encoding transcription repressor OFP15-like produces the protein MRKKVKQPFLPKPREHTTIAAAASPWLWPACAHHPKTLSFRSTTNNGIMNSSYLVDPNKTFEFVDTPADSFFSLTNSFERMNYDPKETSFSFSSELFNNLENIREGLKSKRLFFKPGETSSILEEAKPNGFQLGESVRIMAMDSRDPFLDFRASMEEMIEAHGLKDWDCFEDLLTCYLRVNLKSNHGYIIGAFVDLLLHLPVSANDHSSNSAIVEHCSPSSNTTQCSLASLLSFSSSS